The nucleotide window ACAACTTGTACGTGAAACAAAAAGTTGTACAGTGGTTTAGTGAGTGACAAGAATTTCAGTTTTTGTCATATCCCTTTTCTACAATTTGTCTTATCTCTAAAACAGTTTTACATATCAAACACTGTATAACTGAAATTGTCATGTCTTTTATCTTTTAACAGACACACCTGTAGTATGAGAGACCATAACATGAACTCTCAAAAAGGACTCATTCCTAAAGTTGATGTCACAGCACTAACACGATatatcatacttttttttaatgaagcaGACACTATATGTTACTTGTATACCTAGGTAACCACTTCCAATAACTTTTGCTTTTTCCTACACCCACATAATTTTCCATTATATATAGAACTTTGTTGCTAGATGAAATAATGTGAAGTGACAACAAAAAAGAGTAAGAAAGAAGAAACGATAACAAATTTGATATAATGGAATGGAAGCCATATTATTTGGATATGATGCTTGTACCATTAGGGTTTGTGATGACTATTGGTTATCATGTATGGTTGTGGCATAAGACTAGGTCAGAGCCTTTTTCCACTACAATTGGAATCAATGCTCATGCTAGACGATTTTGGGTGCCTACCATGTTGAAGGTATATTATGttgtaatttgattttttttctttgcccTTTATCCTTATTACTCATAGTCAAAACATATGCCTAAACTCTCTATTATAATTTCTAATTTAGATATATCCAATTTTTCTGTTACATATGGTGCtcattttttcaacaaattacCAACTTTTTGTTAGATTTAGATAGGAAGATTAAGAGTATAACTTCCTAGTCAGCCTGTAGGTCTAATAATCAAATTACTTTTAGAGTGTATTTGGGTGATTGTAATCTtgccaagaaaaaaatagatatatacCACACTTCTAACCCTCTTTTATATTAAAACTTACAAGTCTTTTAATTGAGaagaaatatttaaattaaattatactcCCCTTGAATTATGTTAAATTACACCCACTTTATTTAAAAAGTAACTATGTGttacactttaatttattttattatgaactAAAGACATTAAACatcatttgaagaaaaaattcatcatcataCAACTTtcaatgtcaatgataattaatttttaaaactttattttcatttttatttcaatctTAAATTACATATTTCTTAGCTATagtaatttgttcaaattttattttattttccatataGCCACAATTGATAataattggttttaaaaaaCTTGAGGAACGAAATCCTTACATAAAACAAActaaatgaacaaaaaatttgTTACTATTTTCATGTAGAcctattgttgaaatttgaggcctaactcatccttacaaaaccaacttgtaaggtgaggattgcctcctctttataaactcttctcaagagtcttgtctatccgatgtgggacttgggtatTTTCCCAATACATATGACAATGGTTGAAGTGACTTAATTTTCTTGTCATATTTCACAAACTTGATAAACTCTTATGTTCAAAACATTATGTCAAATTCAGGATATTGAAAAGAAGAACATTTTAGTAGCTCAAAGTCTTCGAAATCTTATAATGGGATCAACACTTATGGCCACTACATCAATCCTCTTATCAGCTGGCTTAGCCGCTATCATAAGCAGTACTTATAGTGTGAAAAAGCCTCTTGACGATGTTCTCTATGGCGCTCACGGCGAATTTATGGAAGCCCTAAAATATGTGACACTTCTTACCATATTCTTATTCTCATTTTTCTGCCACACTCTTTCAATTAGGTTTCTCAACCAATTAAGCCTCCTTATTTGCACACCACAAGATGCTATTTCCTTAGTGACTCCTGATTATTTGAATGTGATTTTAGAGAGAGGAACTACTTTGAACACTGTGGGGAATAGGATTTTCTACTCTGCTCTTCCACTTTTGCTTTGGATATTTGGTCCAGTCTTGGTTTTATTGTGCTCTTTGGCTATGTTGCTTGTGTTTTACAACCTTGACATTGTTTGTGGGAGTGCAAAAGCAAAGATATTACTTAGTGATGAAAGCAATTATGTCTAATGTGACTAGCTAATTGTAAGAATATGCAAATagataaaactaaaatatttatatagcAATACACTTTGTAATATACTTTTTATAGTGACGATCCACTTTAGAAAACTACAAGATGTGATttatgagaaagataaaaacaatttatgttGTTTGAGACAACTTAATCCATAAAAAGATGTTAAAATTTGGGTTTGAGGGATTAAATTGTCTTTTTTAACaagaataaaaattgtttttatttttttagagataatTTTGAATCTCACAGTTTTTCTTAAAGACTAAAATTGTTTATTCGACTTTTTTAACGCACTCCATTCAATCGATTGAAATAATGAAATTCATATGAGTCTCACGAATACCATATAATTTAGTGGGATTAATTGATAATTCATTCCAGAGTATGTGTGGAAATAACGTGTTGTTACCAGCCTTTTAAGAATAATATACATGTGATCCCGTACGCTTAGCTCACTTGGTAAGGGATAatacatattatatgtaggggctgaggttcgaaccccagacatcccacttattcatttttaaggtgaattttttTAGTCGCTAGTCTACttagcaaaaaaagaaaagaataatataCGTGTTTTCCTAAAAAAGAAAGTATATGTGTCATTGGGTTTATGGTTTACAACTTTATTAAGATGTAAAAATAGTGGTCCTTTACTCACAAGAAGCAGAAGAGCACAAGTGCTCTACATAAATAATTCCAATGCCTTTTCTTATATATGACATTGATTATGATTAccgttaactttttttttgtcttcagATATCAAATTCTTTTCTTGGTGGCAAAAAATGTTCATATcactgaaaaatgaaataaaagtttACCTAACTTAGTTATTCTAATCATTTAAAGAGTTTAATAAACTATACttatatttgtaaaataaaaaaaactacacttaTATTTATTACATACTTCGTTCAAGTAATTCTATCCTTTTACTTACCATTAGGTTTGTTTTAGTAAAGTTTAGCAAGAAGcgaataaataattattgtattgaaaatgtttAAAGATGACTTTGAAACCGGCTCGAATTCATAATAACCATACAACTTTGCAGTCGTGCTATGCTTTTTACAAGAGAAATCAAGTTATCTCTTGTGGGATAGCCATCAAGGACGGTAAGGTGAAGAGAAATGGAGAAATGCTAGGATTGAATGCCCATAATGTGCTTGCTACTTCCTATTGTGCGATGCACATAGTACATTATACCTTGATGGTGAAAAATTGGCAGCAAAAGTTCATAACAATTAATGTAAGAGGTATCAAATATCTTCATAAGAATTTATCAGAAAAGATAACATATTCTGTAATATCCAACATTCATTTTTCTCAATGATTTGGAAATCATATCAGTTAGCAAATGGAAAGAGACTAAACATTCACAAGAAAGAGAATACATAATAACTTtatgggtgtgtttggtttgcaaaacagcaaatactggacagaacagtacaagatagaacaatacaacacaaggcagaacagcactggacaaattttttatggcattgagtaattttttgttttatacgatttttgagggacaatgttattttggtattttagacaacttgtacgtgggacaaaaagttgtgctgtggtttggtgaaggacaaaaatatgagtttttgtcatgTCCCTTGCCTcaagtttgtcctgtacctgaaacagttttacaaatcaaacactggacaactagagttgttctgtcctgcccttcattttttagcaaatcaaacgcaccctataAGTTTCATCCAAGTCCTTCGGAAGAAGAGATAATTGGTTGTAATAAGaacaataatttaaattacataAGCAATTTATGCGGATCATGTTCATAAGATGTTGGTTTTCAGATAAGAGGGACCAAAATTCACGTACGCATCGAAATTGGTTCAAAGATTTAAGAGGGAGTTTGGATAAAACCTTAAGGTATAGTCTGGTATACACTTGCTCACCTcttaatatagtttttttacgATCTAATGAATTTActacttcattaaaaaattacttttttttaccgAAAAAATACCTAATTTTGCCACTTTAGCGCATTGcatccaaattaaaaaaataaatatacttttttttaggggaaaaataaatatacttAATTTTACACATTTTTCACTTGTAAATATTCATTAGCAATTTATTAGCAATTGATTAGTcatgaattatattgattaatttctAGAATAGAATCAACAATATAATTCATGACTAATCAATTGCTAATGAATATTTACAAGTCAAACATACGATGAATATAGACATATTCTAATAGAAAGTACGACAATTGTGTACCGTGATATATAAAGCTAACTATAGAAGATAAATACCGAAACAATGCAATTAGTAGTTAACTCATTACAAACTGGTTGTGCTATATCAGCGTCAAATCAGAATCTTGGGGAgggttggattttttttttggggggttgggggttgaaaaataaattttcatgccTACAAGTACATCAGTGTTATCCCTTTTCTTCTGTTTCAGATAAGATTTATCTCTTCTCTCCTCCCTCAAACccaaaactctctctctctctctcatcttcaTCAGATTTTTTTATCTACCGAATCTTCGATTTCAGTGTGCTAAAGTGATAGATCAACTCATCTACGCTCGTGATCAATCTTTCATTTGAAAGTAAATCGATAAAAACCTCTATGATATCGTTTCTCTTGGTTATACCTCTGTAATGGATTTTAGGTAAGATTTTTCAATTTACTTGTAAATTCCTCTCCTAAAGTGATAGATCGGGTCGTGGTGAGTATACATATACGAGATCTATACTGATTAGCCAAGTTAATACTAAAGAATATATAGATGAGCAATTTTATCGAGGCACACACATTCTATTCACATAAAGGATAAAGGTGGTAAATTAAAGTAGTTTGACAGACAAATCTTACAACACAAACTGATATTCTATCTTGTTGTATGTATTGttgtattaaatatttttaaatccaTATTTTTGGTTGAATTAAACTCATTAGTcttggacaattttttttcttcatatagaTGATCACTGAATTATTGAACAAGTAaagataaaaaatgtaattgatgCATTAACATGTTTGGTTCTGTAAAATCCCAATATTTTATATACCGTTATTTACGTCCTTCgtaataattttcttaataatgaTTATTCAAAACGTTATTTGATGTGTAAagaatttaggaaaaaaattgtaacactCCCCattaacaaataattaattaaaacctttattattattatttcattattGTTGTCTTTGGATTTTCAAACTGctgtatttggatttccaaattctattatctatcgaagttgttactaggttgagtcacaaTTAGGTcactctctttaagacgttacGTGACACTGCGTAAAATTGTGCAagacagactatcaaccacgccgcgtccaggataaaacaagcccaactacaactgtgcggttaactactacactgtagaaaaccgttcgagaCTTACATCttcaaatatggtactaagaccactctttaatattgaaaccactttaatatgaTATTATTACTACTTTAATATGATATTATTACCACTTTAATATGATATTATTACCACTCTGTTATGGTtctgagaccactcaaatatggtgttaccaccattctaattttaatttctcCAAAGTATCAATATGACActacgaccactcaaatatggtgataccaccatttccactttttaatttctcctcaattaaaatattgaaagaatatttatataccgttaagatcattcttaattccgacgagacattattattccaaaaagggactatgatcttaataGCACTctttattccgaagggacttatattatcgaagggactatgtttttaagaccattcttaatttcgaagggacattaaaccgaaaagggactatggtcttaagaacaatcgtaattccgaagggacgaaaaaaggagatgaagagaagaaagactcatcaacacaagtcaagaaagggagaagagagaaagagttcccGGCAACTCAATGAAACTCTTTGGTGTGATTTTTGAACTAGGTGAGCTCTCCTTTTATAGGGAGAGTTTGTAACTAATTTGGAGAAACTTAAGAATTAAGTTAACTTAAAAATTAAGCAACCCACAAATCAGCTAAGTAACAAACTAATCGGATAAgttcaaaaagaaacaaacacacaagATTAGATGAAATAGACTAATGAAGGAAAGATAGAAAATTCAGTTGGATTCTCAATCTTATCACAACAAACATAACCTAAAATTATGGAAAGTGATATccatgaataaatattaataataataattattttcattattatcaggtatttaaaattaaatacctctatttaaacactactaatgtgtgtgttctattttatgtgggacctccgcactctattttttcaattcacacaactctagatgaaagtttaattatttggtgtttaatcttccaaccttccaatttctttcaattttcacaccaatgttccaacagttatttattttttattttttttattttactatatgcTTTGATTGATAAATTTAATGTGGAATAATAAGATAATTTACTACTTGTTGGCCTTTATGTCTTTGACTTactatatcatattttttagaaCCTTACTATATGGTACAAGAGCTTTGTGCACACGAATTGCACGATACGTGAAATTCTCTCCTAATTGTGCTAgcttacatttaaaaaataaaaaataaaagacaagcTAAGTTAAACCAAATATTTTAAGAAGTGTACTTGTGTCTCcttcaaaacaagaaaaaaaaaacagtgtaCTTGTGTCCGTGTGTGCCATATGTATACACTCACCATTTGACACACCAATGGAGATGCACCATGCAAGCCAAAGTGATTTGAAAAGGCAACCTTATAagataaaagtgattttgatttCTCAAATTCTCATAAACAATCATCTAGGGGATACTACACTGGTTATTTAGGttcagaaaaaaattcaaagagacttatttacaacaacaaaaaatacattCGTGCCTTTCCCATAAATATGTTCTCGTGTACTTTAgctttttcctattttttttattattgagcCTATCTATTTAAAGTAATAATATGCTAGTTATATTGCTGCTAAAGTTTCAATTAATAGTAAGTAAGTTTGATTgttgtatatgtatatgtatataggTTTAGAGGAAATGTAAAACCCTTTTATAGGTTTGTTGTCTcagttttcttcttctatttttaaaatattttaatttatatcatatttattttaagtttggTGTTTCTTTGCTTATTCTCCATTTACGCTATAGCCATCCATGTAATCTATAAGCAATATCCAATTTATAGAAACCATTTTAGTAGGGATCACATAATGAGTAAATTTGTGATTTGTGACCTTTGTTGCCTTAAATCATGAATTGTATGCTATAGTGAGATCACACTAGAAATTTATGTAAGTTTCTTACTTATCTTATTGATAATTGCTTCATATTGATAATCTAAGTCTATATTGTGTCTTTGTAAGCTGTCtcattaattgatgtagaatcAATAACACATTTGTGGAGGATTTCTATTTGTGTTTTTGGATTTGGAAGTGAGAGAGGAATGACATGTTTAACTTTTAAATTAATGTCAGAGGAGCAAAATTGGCTTCTATGTGACTAGCAGGTTTACTTTGAAAGAAAAGTAATGGTAGTCATTATACAAGACCAATTTTTATCACCTTTTTCAAACTAAACGCATTGGGGTTGTTGTGCCTTTTTTTAAGTATAGAAATCAAATACAATGTCATGCCCCGTGCTCCCTTTAACTGATGACTacgttttttttagtttaatttagttTAAATGATTGAATCAAAGTGTTTGTCATTATATTATgcaaaagaataaatttaaatgattgAATGGCAAACACACATATCTATTGTTATTTGTCCCTTGATTTAACTTTGGCACTTGATTTAAAACTTTGGcacttgatttaaaaatatatattatgtttttttttttcatatgctTTTCAGTTGCCTTTGATAAAAACTTACACATAGTGAATTTACATTGGTATTATTGAGAgactttatttttgtgtgtaagtatctttaaaaaaattatttgtttgttggTCAGAAAATTTTGGTAGTGATTCAACATATTATGTTATTTCTTTTAGAAAGAAGGGTGTgtttagatgaattttttttgagaggagggctttacttttctttttcaattacaaacattataaaaaaaaaattcacaaaattgcTAAACTGATTTCTCGGCATAAAAAAAACCACCGAAATGTCTTTTTTCAACCTTTTTGGTGGCTTTGATTGAAGTGTACTAAAACGAAACTCAATAAAAGGGATAAAAAAGATTAGACAAATGCAATAAGAGAGAGGGAAATTGGGTAAAGAGGGagcttttttttaattggttttgatTGGATAAAGATTAGACAAATGCAAAAAGCATTAAACAGTAGTCAATAAAGGTTTTTGTAAATTGTGTTAGCAGTGGAAAAGATTTAATGTCTTCGTGAAACTCACCCCCGTAAATTTCACTCATGTTTCATGCAGATTCATCTTTCATAGAATGTATGatctttcttttaattctaataattttgTTCAAGATATACCaagaaaaaactaaatcaacattgatattaaaaaacacGTTGTTTATGAGTTACATACGTTAACGCAGTAGAATGAGCGGACAGACGGACACGGAAGTGCCCGTCTGTACGCTAGTAAATAgtatgaaaaaagagaaaacatgACAACCATGGACCGTTATAGTTTAAAGAAATTAGTAAGGAAATAGTAGTGGATTAATTGATAACTAATGAAATTATTGGTAGAGTAAAACAATGTAAAACTctgacaaaacaaaaaagagtaaAACTTAATTCATGAAGTGCAGTTTTAGTCATGCTTATCCCTAAATTGCAAGCAACTACTACCATGTACACCTCACCAAGACTTAATCTTAAAGCACTAACCCACTTCCTTTTTCCTATATCTGACCGAGTCAGCAAGTAATGCAACACCTGCTTTATATGCTCACGTTCTTCTCCTGTTGTTTTTTGAATTTACAAATTGGTGCAAGACAACTATCAACCACGCCGTCTTCAGGATAAAATAAGTCTAACTATAACTGTGCGGTTAACTACTGCAttgtagaaaaccgttcgagaattacaccttcAATATGATACTAATTAAGATCGTTcttttaatactgaaaccattTTAGTATAGTATTGTTACCACTCTGTTATGGTtctgagaccactcaaatatggtgttaccaccattctaactttaatttctctaaccaaaatatcaatattgcactacgaccactcaaatatggtgacaCCACCATTTCCACTTTTTAatttctcttcaattaaaatattgaaagaatatttatatactgttaagatcattcttaatttcgACGAGACATTATTATTCCaaaaagggactatgatcttaataGACTCTtcattccgaagggacttatatTATCAAAGGGACTATgtttttaagaccattcttaattctgaagggacattaaaccgaAGAGGGAATATgatcttaagaacactcttaattccgaagggacagaaaaaaggagatgaagagaagaaagactcgtcaacacaagtcaagaaagggagaagagagaaaaagtttccgacaactcaatgaaactctttggtgtgtttttgAACTGATtggagtcctctatttatatagagattctataactgttttagaaaaaattgcgacaacagttactctaatggataagattaaaatggagtttatccattaatcaattcaacaacacttgtggataggataaaaaaaacaaatccacaaaagtagagaaacaaattattggatttCAACGaaggaaatataagaaattcaattaaattcttattcttatcacaaccaccataaactaaatttatgggaagtgatattctcgaataaaaataataattactattatttttatcattatcatgtagttaaaattaaataccgcaatttaaacactactaatgtgtgtgttctattttatgtgggaccccacactctattttttcaattcacacaacattagatcaaaatataattacttggtgtttaatcttccaatttttcatccaacatCACATCAATGTTCCATCCATCACTTCCAATACTCATGCAAGTACAACATGCATCTTATGTAAATCACTCAACCAGGGCCGGCCCATAGCCCGTCGAGGCTGGACGACGACACCGGACCTCCAATTTTTTGGGGtccaaaataatttctttttatatgtaagacatgaaaataatgattatatatctattaaaaacaaatttatttaatttgtacaGCTTGCTTTAGTGGCATGGCCATTTTTTGTGAAGTGTGAGGTCATGTGTTCAAGACCCATCAAagtgtgatttttaattttttttttaaacaacttatttatttttttggggcccaaatattttttttttttgcatcccttataaaattaaaaccagatctatgaatttgttaagacggcCCTGCACTCAACTCATTTTTctaaacttacaaaaataaagcCATCCTTCTATCCACAACTGAAACGACCATTTCCTTATTATAACTTTCCTTCTCATTCATATATTTATCCTAGTATAAGTCTCCCATTATTTTCATCCTAGTGAGAAAATAGGAACTCGAAAAACAACCATAGGGTAAGCCAAAATATGGTGTTGTGGTGGTTTGTGCGAAGAGGAaggctagcaacactctcttttgagtaCTCTTTCTAgcattcacttttttattgggtgACATCAATGTAGAACCTACACTTTGAAAACGGAACCCATATAAAGTGGTATGACATACGTTAATTTCACctaataaaaaagtgagtgcTCAAAAGATAATGTTACTAGCATTTCTCTTCTGTGaattaatcataaaaaagaaatgGTGAGAGAGATGGTGTACGCAAGTTAGCAGCAAAGAAGGGTAATAAACTAAGCGGATCCAGTTGGACATGTGTCGATTGAGAGCTTTTGCTAGGAAGGAAAGGTAAGGGCACTTCCCCATGCTTATCATAACTGTAACTAGTGGTTACGTATTATAATTTAAAGAGCATGATTCataattgttgttgaatgaaaatgaaattaaaattgaaatggaATGGTAatatttaaccttttataaAAGTGACTGTTGTTAATGTTTTATAGGATATTTATGTATAAAGCTGCGACGTCGAATGATTTATGTGAAGATAATTGTGATTGTATTATGTATTGTATGTTTGTGATGATTGTGAAAGAAATGTTTGATATCTAATGAATTAAagaaagagtagtgatatttgaacaatttttgtgacaactttttttttctctcttttcattggttaaaaacaatggagagagaaaaaggaagagagagaataagagtataatgtgagtatgagagagaaagttgtcaaaaaatggttgtacaaatatcatttctcttaaagaaaagaaaaaaaagggaaatatgAGTTTTATGAAAAGATTGATTTTTGGGTTATGTGTATGATCATTATTAATAGTTGACTGTGTCTGTCTAAGTAACGGTATTGCATTCATGTCATTCATATCATGTGCATTTCTGTTTGCCTTAGTGGCGggttaaataattatgtttgtCTATGTGACGGTTAAATAATACTGTTTGCATGTGTGGTGGTTAAAATATTTTGtgtgccttagtggcgggtcATATCTGGATCATTTAGTTTTAGGAGCATGCATATCATTGCATaagaactaaaataaaaataatcaaagaaCGATGACTTTTgagtatttattttcttgtggGAGCTTATATGtcttgtataatttattttataatattataccgtatgtttggtttgatttataTGGTTTGTGGTTTATGGAAACTGATCCCTTACACCAACATTTTAGGTATCAAATAAGACATTGTGTATGCTTTGGTATTTTTGCTTGAAGCGCGTGTGGGAAGTAAATTGAATATTTGATTGAATTGTAATTTTAGAAGtaattttgaaggatatttaTTTCAAGGATTTTAGTTAAATTTTGTATAGGTTTTGTTAagaatttattattgatgataaaacaaaaatagtagtgtttttgaaaaatgaaaataatttaggcGTAATATCTTCGATCAAAATTCAGGACGATACAAGTTCACTTCTAGTTAGGGGCATAcatgactaattttttttttttgtgtggcgTGTCAAAAAATTTGTCACACCAAGCTTTAGGGTGCATCCACCCATGGTGCTAGCTGTCCTAATTTAGCATTTCCTTCCATTGACACAACTTTTTTGTGCAAAGTGAAATgacaacacaaaaaataaaaataaactctcCCATGCATCCTTGACTTTGTATTGTCAATAACATAGTAATTCTCCCATGcttcttttataataaaaataaaaattaatttctagcATTAGATTTATCAGACGATCCGTAATTTGGTATTGGCTAAAGACAAGCTTTCAGACATTGGTATTGGCTAAGATTCATACAATGATAATCAACATAACTGAAAAAATTCCATCCAATTTGGATGGTTAACCAACCtgaaaaaaaaaccagaatGACATTAATAACTCGATGTAAAACCTTCCAAAACTCATCATAGGCTAattcacaaataataattttctcccCTATTTCTATTGCATTATAAATCTTTTCCCCTCATCTTTAAGTTACAAAAAGATTACTAATTTACATAATGTGCTGAACAATTGTTTTTATCTACCTGTCAGGAATATTATATCTTGATCATTAGATTAATCTGACGTTGATTATgtaatattgaaaagaaaataaaacatattctGTAATATCAAACATTCATTTCTTGTCAATGATTTGAAAATCATATCAGTTAGCAAATAGAAAGAGACTAAACATTCAAAAGAAAGTTGATAAAGCAATATCAATTGatttcataatttatttgaCAATAATTGTGATATGCACAATTTTATAGCCACTTTGCACACAAGGTAATAATCTCAATAACCACAATCATATACCTCTTGgtgaaaacatgaaaaataattaattacttaTTCCTTCAATGGCAAGAATGTTTTCCTTGTATAGTGATATCCGAGTATAAGGACCCCTTGCTTTATAACCAAGCTCTTCAATCACTTGGGTACTTAGATCAAACCAAGCTAATTCATTATCTTTCCTTTGGAAGAAAATTTCCCCTTTCGTCCCCACTCTGATAGGA belongs to Medicago truncatula cultivar Jemalong A17 chromosome 6, MtrunA17r5.0-ANR, whole genome shotgun sequence and includes:
- the LOC25480027 gene encoding uncharacterized protein — its product is MEWKPYYLDMMLVPLGFVMTIGYHVWLWHKTRSEPFSTTIGINAHARRFWVPTMLKDIEKKNILVAQSLRNLIMGSTLMATTSILLSAGLAAIISSTYSVKKPLDDVLYGAHGEFMEALKYVTLLTIFLFSFFCHTLSIRFLNQLSLLICTPQDAISLVTPDYLNVILERGTTLNTVGNRIFYSALPLLLWIFGPVLVLLCSLAMLLVFYNLDIVCGSAKAKILLSDESNYV